One window of Diabrotica undecimpunctata isolate CICGRU chromosome 8, icDiaUnde3, whole genome shotgun sequence genomic DNA carries:
- the LOC140447645 gene encoding sulfhydryl oxidase 2-like translates to MKLLKSTLDLLLLLILIHSTSCAVLRNRTNNEPGLYTSEDDLFILTIDNFNTSIYNSDKAWMVEFYSNWCGFCRRAVPRVKAFGTDVKGWNDLVVVAVLDCANERNAPVCEYFGITRYPTFRYIHEHYMEGPENTGLPVVADSHTNFSEHRKNLVDILIKEQSEGRGKMLPNLQPFKSSDISNIFSTNGGNPELAFLIVQEPGDDAGPSIIMDFHSVKEVVIRYTYNNETNVTTEELPALYLIYKSGDLQHLNISSLNREGIKFKLREILLSRNIEVPPEVLRNITITDEVTETVNVTKEYLDFEKRIRAAGDTVFQLDLENALRYSLKREVGGNQKISGEKLDALRKYINVLVKYFPFGEKGKHLLRHIQDYVNSSPEIDGHHIAEHIKQADQQGQNVFSGPEQWLGCRGSSPTLRGYPCGLWKLFHFLVTNAALDPSNNQDTKPTVVLEAMHGYIKNYFGCVDCSEHFQDMAKKRKIFEVQSWEESILWLWRAHNEVNKRLSGDATEDPRNKKIQFPSIQRCLKCYKPDGTWQEVEVLSYLKEMYRADKINYMYSDPRIIHQKVVNNKTTAVAAAAAISTSHGNRIINTNHGLLLGGLILTIHFSSRSK, encoded by the coding sequence ATGAAACTACTTAAATCTACTTTagatttattattgttattgatttTAATTCATTCTACTTCTTGTGCAGTGCTAAGAAACAGAACCAACAATGAACCTGGTTTATATACATCTGAagatgatttatttattttaacaattgaTAATTTCAATACTTCTATTTATAACAGCGATAAAGCTTGGATGGTTGAATTTTATAGTAATTGGTGTGGCTTCTGTAGAAGAGCAGTTCCAAGAGTAAAAGCTTTTGGAACTGATGTTAAAGGATGGAATGACTTAGTTGTAGTAGCAGTATTGGATTGTGCCAATGAAAGAAATGCTCCTGTTTGTGAATATTTCGGAATAACAAGATATCCAACATTCAGATATATTCATGAACATTATATGGAAGGGCCTGAAAACACAGGATTACCAGTGGTAGCTGACTCTCATACCAATTTTTCAGAGCACAGAAAAAATTTAGTTGATATTTTAATTAAAGAACAAAGTGAAGGTAGAGGTAAAATGTTACCAAATTTACAGCCATTTAAAAGTTCGGATATATCAAATATATTTAGTACAAACGGAGGCAATCCAGAGTTAGCATTTTTGATTGTGCAGGAACCAGGTGATGATGCAGGCCCTTCTATTATAATGGATTTTCATAGTGTAAAGGAAGTAGTTATTAGATACACTTATAATAATGAAACTAACGTCACAACTGAAGAACTACCTGcattgtatttaatttataaaagtgGTGATTTACAGCATTTGAATATATCTTCACTAAATCGAGAAGGAATTAAATTTAAACTGCGTGAAATTTTATTGTCAAGGAATATTGAAGTTCCACCGGAAGTCTTGAGAAATATTACTATTACAGATGAGGTTACAGAAACTGTAAATGTAACCAAAGAATATTTGGACTTTGAGAAAAGAATAAGAGCAGCTGGTGACACAGTTTTCCAACTAGATCTGGAAAATGCTCTTAGATACTCATTAAAAAGAGAAGTTGGAGGAAATCAAAAAATCTCGGGAGAGAAATTAGACGCTTTAAGAAAGTATATTAATgttttggtaaaatattttccATTTGGGGAGAAAGGAAAACACTTACTACGACACATTCAAGACTATGTCAATTCATCACCAGAAATAGATGGTCACCATATAGCTGAGCATATAAAACAAGCTGATCAACAAGGTCAAAATGTTTTTTCTGGACCTGAACAATGGTTAGGCTGTAGGGGTAGTTCACCAACCCTCCGTGGATATCCATGTGGGCTTTggaaactatttcatttcttggTAACAAACGCAGCATTAGATCCAAGCAATAATCAAGATACAAAACCCACTGTAGTGTTAGAAGCAATGCATGGATATATAAAGAACTATTTTGGTTGTGTAGACTGTAGTGAGCATTTTCAAGATATGGCtaagaaaagaaaaatttttgaagtaCAATCATGGGAAgaatctattctttggttatggAGAGCACACAATGAAGTTAATAAGCGATTGTCTGGAGATGCTACTGAGGACCCTCgtaacaaaaaaatacaatttccCTCAATTCAAAGATGTCTAAAATGTTATAAACCTGACGGTACATGGCAAGAGGTTGAGGTATTATCGTACCTGAAAGAAATGTACCGTGCTGATAAAATCAACTATATGTATTCAGATCCCCGGATAATACATCAAAAGGTTGTGAACAATAAAACAACAGCTGTCGCCGCTGCTGCTGCAATCTCGACATCCCACGGCAATAGGATAATTAATACaa